The window ATGCACATCAAGTACAGCAACATCACATCCGCCGCAACCGGCACCCCAGTATATTCCAGCTTTAAGCTTCATTACTGTCACCACCTTTTTCTCCGCCAGCGGCGTGGTGGGGAATCACATCGTCCTTCATCATATCTTCAAGTCCGGCCTTGATCCCCAAGGGACCAAGATTCCGGATCTCCTCAGTAAAGTCATCGACCACGGTTGCAAATCTTTCTCCCTCGGAGGCGGCGACCCACTCGAGCCTTATCCTCCCGGGATCGATTCCGTAGTCTGGCAGCACTTTCTTCAGCATCTTGTACCTGCGGAGAGCCTTGTAATTACCCTCCTGGTAATGACAGTCGCCAGGATGGCATCCGGCAATAAGAACACCGTCAGCGCCTTCATAAAGTGCCTTCATGATGAAGGTAGGTTCGATCCTTCCACTACACATCACCCTTATAGATCTTATATTCGGCGCGTACTTTATTCTGGCGGTTCCCGCCAGATCCGCTCCGGTGTACGAACACCAGTTGCAGAGAAAACCGACGATCTTTGGTTCAAATGACATTTCATCATCCCTTCGGTATCGATGTCTCTGTTACAACCCGCCCGAGAAGATACCCTCTATCTCGGCGAAAATCTGCCTGTCTTCAAAATGCTTTGCCGATATCGCACCACTCGGACATCCGGCTACGCATGTTCCGCACCCCTTACAGAGCGCCTCGTTGACGACAGAGACTTCTTTTTCCTCGTCGAACTT of the Candidatus Latescibacterota bacterium genome contains:
- a CDS encoding hydrogenase iron-sulfur subunit — protein: MSFEPKIVGFLCNWCSYTGADLAGTARIKYAPNIRSIRVMCSGRIEPTFIMKALYEGADGVLIAGCHPGDCHYQEGNYKALRRYKMLKKVLPDYGIDPGRIRLEWVAASEGERFATVVDDFTEEIRNLGPLGIKAGLEDMMKDDVIPHHAAGGEKGGDSNEA